The DNA segment CATCACGCTCTGGCTGAAATTCTCTGTCTTTTAGGTTTAAATTTGCCATTAATTCGGCAAAAAGTTCTAAGCTTTTGCCTAAATTTTCGCTTGAGCATTTTATAAAATAGTGCGTGTAGTCAAAGCCAGTTGAGGCGTTATTTATACCACCAAAGCCCTTTACTATCTCGTCAAACTCCCCAGCTTTTAGGTTTTTTGTGGATTTAAAATTTAGGTGTTCAAGCATATGAGCAATACCGCTTTTGCCCATTTGCTCGTTACGTGAGCCTACTTTGTAAAAGATATCAACACTAATGACTTTTGAGCCACGATTTAGCGGTATATGGTAAATTTCAAGTCCGTTTTTTAGTTTTGTTTTGTTAAATTTTATCAATATTTTTCCTTTTATTTTTTAACGTTTATGCCGATAGCTTCGCTTATATTATTAAATCCGTCAGCCTCTAAAAGCTTTAAAATTCCGCTGTTTAGCTCACTGCAAATCATCGGCCCTTTAAATATAAAAGATGTGTAAATTTGTATCAAACTAGCACCCATTTTTATACGCTCATAAGCGTCTTGTGCGTCACTTATGCCACCACAAGCGATAAGTATCGTCTTGCCAAAAAGCTCATCGGCTACGGCTTTAAAAATTTCACGCGATTTTTGCCTTATAACTTCGCCACTAAGTCCGCCAAAATTTTGTAGATTGCTTGATTTTGAGAGTGAGTAGTCAATGCTGGTATTTGAGATGATTATGCCATCAGCTCCGCTTTTAACGGCACTTTGGCAAATCTCTATCGCTTTTTCGTGTGCTAAATCTGGCGAAATTTTTAAAATGATTGGTTTTGTACTTAGCTCTTTTAATCTACTAAAAAGCTCATTTATAAAGCTAACCTCTTGCAAGTCGCGTAGATTTGGGGTATTTGGTGAACTTAAATTTACAACAAATGCGTCGCACAAAGAGTCAAACTCGCGAACTAAAAATTCATAATCATCAATGGCATTTTCATTTGGCGTGAGCTTGTTTTTGCCGATATTTGCCCAAAGTGGTAGGACGTTTGGGTAGATACTGCTCATCCTGTTTTTGATTTTTGCTGCACCTTCGTTGTTAAAACCCATTGCATTTTGTATGCTGTTTTCTTCTACTAGCCTAAAAAGACGCGGTTTTGCGTTGCCATTTTGTGGTTTTGGGGTAAAGGTTCCGTATTCAAGGTAGCCAAAGCCAAGAGCACTAAGTCCTGCTATCATCGTTGCGTTTTTATCAAATCCACCACCGATACCAACGGGGTTATTATATATGCTTTTAAGTATACTTTGCTGAAGTCGTGGATCGTTTATGACGCATTTTTTGGCTATAAAACTAAGCAGTCCTGGCAGGGCTTTTGCTGCTAAAACTAGACCGCTTTCTGCCACTT comes from the Campylobacter mucosalis genome and includes:
- a CDS encoding quinone-dependent dihydroorotate dehydrogenase; the protein is MSLEYNDLKSIFFKLQPETAHKVAESGLVLAAKALPGLLSFIAKKCVINDPRLQQSILKSIYNNPVGIGGGFDKNATMIAGLSALGFGYLEYGTFTPKPQNGNAKPRLFRLVEENSIQNAMGFNNEGAAKIKNRMSSIYPNVLPLWANIGKNKLTPNENAIDDYEFLVREFDSLCDAFVVNLSSPNTPNLRDLQEVSFINELFSRLKELSTKPIILKISPDLAHEKAIEICQSAVKSGADGIIISNTSIDYSLSKSSNLQNFGGLSGEVIRQKSREIFKAVADELFGKTILIACGGISDAQDAYERIKMGASLIQIYTSFIFKGPMICSELNSGILKLLEADGFNNISEAIGINVKK